A portion of the bacterium genome contains these proteins:
- a CDS encoding ATP-binding protein: MRAVKAGLLTRLLLPALLLVGGLSAMMVVALVFIARSVREDYHEFTVLTVSGNVGFALEVAAHDLTTARLEGNPVVTEAKQRTVAGEIGEIWSRGGLGGVISGTDGSLVLTTLDPAATRAVAAQREPGYCTERVNGVELHCSTLEFPLWGWVVTTVGRHDATAVLRREIAFLPLFFGAGAVVLAVALLGLLWVQLRQPLGAMVAALDEDREVPATGTAEFDRIGAAVNGALERVRERSRDLSRELDRRRRAEASLQEKEEHIRLLLQSTAEGIYGVNTAGVCTFCNPSCLRQLGLVREEDLLGRNMHDLVHHTRADGSPYPEADCRIYLAYREARGVHVADEVFWRADGTSFPVEYWSHPVVQDGRVMGAVVAFVDISERTVLQQQLLQAQKMEAIGRFAGGIAHDFNNMLMAIVGYASLGRELAGRGTRQEHYCDQVLAAAEKAGELTWQILAFSRKQVMQMAPVDVNGVILGMGKIIARLLGEDIQVSLNLSGGRLVAVADKGQLEQVLMNLCTNARDAMPGGGRLVIATRAMACDREAAAVHGLDAPGHYALIEVADTGGGMDERTRQHIFEPFFTTKETGKGTGLGLSIVHGIIRQHHGQIGVYSEVGKGSTFRLYLPLTSAEVEESAVPRAPEPVRGGTETVLLAEDNENVRELAQNVLQGAGYRVLAACDGAEAVQVFAANADAVALCLFDVVMPRMSGKEALEAIRARCPGVRALFMSGHAAGVLGDEAGGGLQVPVLPKPLLPTEMLRRVRQALDA, translated from the coding sequence ATGAGAGCCGTTAAGGCCGGCCTGCTCACCCGGCTCCTGCTGCCCGCCCTGCTCCTGGTCGGCGGGCTCTCGGCCATGATGGTGGTCGCGCTCGTCTTCATCGCCCGGAGCGTGCGCGAGGACTACCACGAGTTCACGGTGCTCACGGTCAGCGGCAACGTCGGATTCGCCCTGGAGGTTGCGGCCCACGACCTGACGACCGCGCGGCTCGAGGGCAACCCGGTCGTGACCGAGGCCAAACAGCGCACGGTCGCTGGGGAGATCGGCGAGATCTGGTCGCGCGGCGGGCTCGGCGGCGTGATCTCCGGGACCGACGGCTCGCTGGTCCTGACGACGCTCGATCCCGCGGCGACGCGCGCCGTCGCAGCGCAGCGCGAGCCGGGCTACTGCACCGAGCGAGTCAATGGCGTGGAGCTGCACTGCAGCACGCTGGAGTTCCCGCTCTGGGGCTGGGTCGTGACCACCGTCGGGCGCCACGACGCCACGGCGGTGCTGCGGCGGGAGATCGCCTTCCTGCCGCTGTTCTTCGGAGCCGGGGCGGTTGTCCTGGCGGTGGCGCTCCTCGGGCTGCTCTGGGTCCAGCTGCGCCAGCCGCTGGGGGCGATGGTCGCGGCGCTCGACGAGGACCGCGAGGTCCCGGCCACGGGCACGGCCGAGTTCGACCGCATCGGCGCGGCGGTGAACGGGGCCCTCGAGCGCGTGCGCGAGCGCAGCCGGGACCTCTCGCGCGAGCTGGACCGCCGCCGCCGGGCGGAGGCGTCGCTGCAGGAGAAGGAGGAGCACATCCGCCTGCTGCTGCAGTCGACGGCCGAGGGGATCTACGGCGTGAACACGGCCGGGGTCTGCACGTTCTGCAACCCCTCCTGCCTGCGCCAGCTCGGCCTCGTCCGCGAGGAGGACCTGCTGGGCCGCAACATGCACGATCTCGTCCACCACACGCGCGCCGACGGGAGCCCCTATCCGGAGGCCGACTGCCGCATCTACCTCGCGTACCGGGAGGCCCGCGGCGTCCACGTTGCCGACGAGGTCTTCTGGCGCGCGGACGGGACGAGCTTCCCGGTCGAGTACTGGTCGCACCCCGTCGTCCAGGACGGGAGGGTCATGGGGGCGGTGGTCGCCTTCGTGGACATCAGCGAGCGGACGGTCCTCCAGCAGCAGCTGCTCCAGGCCCAGAAGATGGAGGCCATCGGCCGCTTCGCGGGGGGGATCGCCCACGACTTCAACAACATGCTCATGGCGATCGTCGGCTACGCCAGCCTCGGCCGGGAGCTGGCGGGCCGCGGCACCCGCCAGGAGCACTACTGCGACCAGGTGCTCGCGGCCGCGGAGAAGGCCGGGGAGCTGACGTGGCAGATCCTGGCCTTCAGCCGCAAGCAGGTGATGCAGATGGCGCCGGTGGACGTCAACGGCGTCATCCTCGGGATGGGCAAGATCATCGCGCGGCTGCTCGGCGAGGACATCCAGGTCAGCCTCAACCTCTCGGGCGGCCGGCTGGTGGCCGTCGCCGACAAGGGCCAGCTCGAGCAGGTGCTGATGAACCTGTGCACGAACGCCCGCGACGCGATGCCCGGCGGGGGTCGCCTGGTCATCGCCACGCGGGCCATGGCCTGCGACCGGGAGGCCGCGGCGGTGCATGGCCTGGACGCGCCGGGCCACTACGCGCTGATCGAGGTCGCCGACACCGGTGGCGGCATGGACGAGCGCACCCGCCAGCACATCTTCGAGCCCTTCTTCACGACCAAGGAGACGGGCAAGGGGACGGGCCTTGGCCTCTCGATCGTGCACGGCATCATCCGGCAGCACCACGGGCAGATCGGCGTCTACAGCGAGGTCGGCAAGGGCAGCACCTTCCGGCTCTACTTGCCGCTGACCTCCGCGGAGGTGGAGGAGTCCGCGGTGCCGCGCGCCCCTGAGCCGGTCCGCGGCGGCACCGAGACCGTGCTGCTGGCCGAGGACAACGAGAACGTGCGCGAGTTGGCGCAGAACGTGCTCCAGGGCGCCGGCTACCGCGTGCTCGCCGCATGCGACGGCGCGGAGGCGGTGCAGGTCTTCGCCGCGAACGCGGACGCGGTCGCGCTGTGCCTTTTCGACGTCGTCATGCCGCGCATGAGCGGGAAGGAGGCGCTGGAGGCGATCCGCGCGCGGTGCCCCGGCGTCCGGGCGCTCTTCATGAGCGGGCACGCCGCGGGCGTCCTGGGCGACGAGGCGGGCGGGGGACTCCAGGTCCCCGTGCTGCCCAAGCCGCTGTTGCCGACCGAGATGCTGCGGCGCGTGCGCCAGGCGCTCGATGCCTAG
- a CDS encoding PhnD/SsuA/transferrin family substrate-binding protein, giving the protein MYVPRMLVLVALSLGVLAPAPLRAVESGTAPVHTLAIIPFYAPERMWQLYTPFVEYLGRATGEPWTLKLVTSHDEMIAAVCAGEVDVAFLGPVPAGRVNARCGAVPFVVALGKDLRPVYRAMLLTSDPAVTSTEGLRGRKVGFFRGSTAAHIVPLSMLRDAGLGPGSFEEVYAESQDKLMTTLLERKIAGAGVKENLYRKFEKEPVRLLEASAELPNFAFVALPSLSPAVRERLAGALLPLRPKERAADAETMRGWDDEIANGFAAPAPEFLPAVLRLRDMYEAVMHESR; this is encoded by the coding sequence ATGTACGTGCCGCGGATGCTCGTCCTGGTCGCCCTTTCGCTCGGTGTCCTGGCCCCCGCGCCGCTGCGTGCCGTCGAGAGCGGCACGGCTCCCGTGCACACCCTCGCGATCATTCCCTTCTACGCTCCCGAGCGGATGTGGCAGCTCTACACGCCGTTCGTCGAGTACCTCGGCCGTGCGACAGGCGAGCCGTGGACGCTGAAGCTGGTCACCAGCCACGACGAGATGATCGCGGCCGTCTGCGCCGGGGAGGTTGACGTCGCGTTTCTCGGCCCGGTGCCGGCGGGTCGCGTGAACGCGCGCTGCGGCGCGGTCCCCTTCGTCGTCGCGCTCGGGAAGGACCTGCGGCCCGTCTACCGCGCGATGCTGCTGACCAGCGACCCCGCGGTGACGTCGACCGAGGGGCTGCGCGGCAGGAAGGTCGGCTTCTTCCGCGGCTCCACGGCGGCGCACATCGTTCCGCTGAGCATGCTGCGCGACGCCGGCCTCGGCCCCGGCTCCTTCGAGGAGGTCTACGCCGAGAGCCAGGACAAGCTGATGACGACGCTGCTCGAGCGCAAGATCGCGGGCGCGGGCGTCAAGGAGAACCTCTATCGCAAGTTCGAGAAGGAGCCCGTGCGCCTGCTCGAGGCCTCGGCGGAGTTGCCGAACTTCGCGTTCGTCGCGCTCCCCTCCCTGTCGCCGGCCGTCCGGGAGCGCCTCGCGGGCGCGCTGCTGCCGCTGCGCCCGAAGGAGCGCGCCGCAGACGCCGAGACGATGCGCGGCTGGGACGACGAGATCGCCAACGGCTTCGCCGCGCCGGCGCCGGAATTCCTCCCCGCGGTCCTGCGGCTGCGCGACATGTACGAAGCCGTGATGCATGAGAGCCGTTAA